In Arvicola amphibius chromosome 1, mArvAmp1.2, whole genome shotgun sequence, one DNA window encodes the following:
- the LOC119811194 gene encoding adenylate kinase isoenzyme 1-like: MATKYGFCHVGLGQLLREEAQRSTKRGRKIRDIMQQGLLVPTGLILDMVSDSLLSCPESSGFLIDGFPRELEQAKEFERIVGRAPNAVMVFDCSMETMVRRVLRRGQVEHRADDSESTIRKRLETYYTLAPIDVSHWMCLAPESYNGVPMLHLCSHEALMLPIRLAQHRGVR, translated from the exons ATGGCCACCAAATACGGCTTCTGCCATGTGGGGCTGGGCCAGCTGCTGCGGGAGGAGGCTCAGAGGAGCACCAAGCGGGGCCGGAAGATCCGGGACATCATGCAGCAGGGCCTCCTGGTACCCACG GGTCTCATTCTGGACATGGTCAGTGACAGCCTGTTGTCTTGTCCGGAGAGCAGCGGTTTTCTCATCGATGGCTTCCCCAGAGAGCTGGAACAGGCCAAAGAGTTTGAGCGAATT GTGGGCAGGGCCCCCAACGCAGTCATGGTGTTTGACTGCTCCATGGAGACCATGGTGCGCAGAGTGTTGCGACGTGGACAGGTGGAGCACCGGGCAGACGATTCAGAATCGACCATCCGCAAGCGTCTAGAAACATACTACACCCTGG CACCGATAGATGTGAGCCACTGGATGTGCTTAGCTCCTGAAAGCTACAATGGGGTCCCAATGCTGCACCTGTGTAGCCATGAAGCCCTGATGCTTCCCATACGTCTGGCTCAGCACAGGGGTGTTAGGTAA